From the Acidobacteriota bacterium genome, one window contains:
- a CDS encoding TetR/AcrR family transcriptional regulator: MNVHSFTAMAVAARRLTAVKPAGTTDKRDLILRAATRVFAQNGFFQSQVADVAKVAGVAAGTVYLYFKGKDDLLVSIFERSMSEVIAEGRAAVDGVTDPAARLRRIAHLHLGRLGRNRDLAVVFQVELRQSVKFMERFSATFLQDYLKLIRDAIADGQQAGVFRKDVSPTTATKIFFGALDEMATNWMLSRRKYDLAAEADAVVDLFINGLGRPHTR; the protein is encoded by the coding sequence ATGAATGTTCATTCATTTACGGCTATGGCGGTAGCGGCGCGGCGGCTCACCGCCGTCAAGCCGGCCGGTACCACCGACAAGCGCGACCTGATTCTGCGGGCGGCCACCCGCGTGTTTGCGCAGAACGGCTTCTTCCAGTCGCAGGTCGCCGATGTCGCCAAGGTGGCCGGCGTGGCGGCCGGCACCGTCTACCTGTATTTCAAGGGCAAGGACGACCTGCTCGTGTCGATCTTCGAGCGCTCGATGAGCGAGGTGATTGCCGAGGGCCGCGCCGCTGTCGACGGCGTCACCGACCCGGCCGCCCGTCTGCGGCGCATCGCCCACTTGCACCTCGGACGGCTCGGCCGTAACCGGGACCTGGCGGTGGTCTTCCAGGTGGAACTGCGGCAATCGGTGAAGTTCATGGAGCGCTTCTCCGCCACCTTCCTGCAGGACTACCTGAAGCTGATTCGCGACGCGATTGCCGATGGCCAGCAGGCCGGCGTGTTCCGCAAGGACGTCAGCCCAACCACCGCCACCAAGATCTTCTTCGGGGCGCTCGACGAAATGGCCACCAACTGGATGTTGAGCCGCCGCAAATACGACCTCGCCGCG
- a CDS encoding dehydrogenase E1 component subunit alpha/beta → MKASTLASRPDARTAPAAGADAQWGGLTRDQLVRAYRTMLLSRRIDDKEIQLKNQSLIFFQISGAGHEAVLVAAGLHLRPGYDWFYPYYRDRALCLQLGMTPLEMLLSAVGAKDDPNSGGRQMPSHWGHTALNIPSQGSPTGTQCLQAVGAGEAGMLYERLTDIPDRDEHYHADEITYMSIGEGATSEGEFWEALNTACTRNVPVLFLVEDNGYAISVPVEVQTAGGDISKLVESFPNLEIFRCDGTDFVDSYRTLGEAVARVRRDRKPAFVHAKVIRPYSHSLSDDERLYKTPDERTAEALRDPLTRMRAFLLAGKLATDADLDEIAASVDREIAEATEAALKAPKPSVETADHFVFSPDVDPTSADFETPAHSEGKPDTMVAAINRTLKDEMTKNPRIVVFGEDVADASRAAALAHVPGKGGVFKVTHGLQKAHGPERVFNSPLAEANIVGRAVGMATRGIKPVVEIQFFDYIWPAMMQIKDEMSMLRYRSGNHWSCPMVLRVPIGGYLRGGAPYHSQSGVSIFAHCPGVRIVFPSNAVDAAGLLRTAIRCDDPVLYLEHKHLYRQTYNKGAYPGAEFMIPFGKGSLRREGTDMVVLTWGALVQRSLLAAQQAEKDGISVAVFDLRTIMPYDWDGIAELVRKTSRVIIAHEDTLTCGFGAEIAARISDELFEHLDAPVKRVAAMDCPVAYCPELEEVILPQSADVLAAIKALAAY, encoded by the coding sequence ATGAAGGCTTCGACGCTGGCATCCAGACCCGATGCGCGCACGGCCCCGGCCGCCGGCGCCGACGCGCAATGGGGCGGTCTCACACGCGATCAGCTGGTGCGGGCCTACCGCACGATGCTGTTGTCGCGCCGCATCGACGACAAGGAGATTCAGCTCAAGAACCAGAGCCTGATCTTCTTCCAGATCAGCGGTGCCGGCCACGAGGCGGTGCTGGTGGCGGCGGGCCTGCACCTGCGCCCAGGCTACGACTGGTTTTATCCGTACTATCGCGACCGCGCGCTGTGCCTGCAGCTCGGCATGACGCCGCTCGAGATGCTGCTGAGCGCGGTCGGCGCGAAGGACGATCCCAACTCCGGCGGCCGCCAGATGCCGTCGCACTGGGGTCACACCGCGCTCAACATCCCATCGCAAGGCAGCCCGACCGGCACCCAGTGCCTCCAGGCCGTCGGCGCCGGCGAGGCCGGGATGCTCTACGAGCGACTGACCGACATCCCCGATCGCGACGAGCACTACCACGCCGACGAGATCACCTACATGTCGATCGGCGAAGGCGCCACCAGTGAAGGCGAGTTCTGGGAAGCGCTGAACACCGCCTGCACCCGCAACGTGCCGGTGCTGTTCCTCGTCGAGGACAACGGTTACGCGATTTCGGTGCCGGTCGAAGTGCAGACCGCCGGCGGCGACATCTCGAAGCTGGTCGAGTCGTTCCCCAACCTCGAAATCTTCCGCTGCGACGGCACCGACTTCGTCGATAGCTATCGCACCCTCGGCGAGGCCGTCGCGCGGGTGCGCCGCGACCGCAAGCCGGCCTTCGTGCATGCGAAGGTGATCCGGCCGTACTCGCACTCGCTGTCGGACGACGAGCGGTTGTACAAGACGCCGGACGAGCGCACGGCCGAGGCGCTGCGCGACCCGCTGACCAGGATGCGGGCGTTCCTGCTGGCAGGGAAGCTGGCCACCGATGCCGACCTTGATGAGATCGCGGCGTCGGTCGATCGCGAGATCGCCGAAGCGACCGAGGCGGCGCTCAAGGCGCCCAAGCCGTCGGTCGAGACCGCCGATCACTTCGTGTTCTCGCCCGACGTGGATCCGACCTCGGCCGACTTCGAGACGCCGGCCCATTCGGAGGGCAAGCCCGACACCATGGTGGCGGCCATCAACCGGACGCTCAAGGACGAGATGACGAAGAACCCGCGCATTGTCGTGTTCGGCGAGGACGTCGCCGACGCGAGCCGGGCGGCGGCGCTGGCGCACGTGCCCGGCAAGGGCGGCGTGTTCAAGGTCACCCACGGCCTGCAGAAGGCCCACGGCCCCGAGCGGGTCTTCAACTCGCCCCTCGCCGAGGCCAACATCGTCGGCCGCGCGGTCGGCATGGCGACCCGCGGCATCAAGCCGGTGGTCGAGATCCAGTTCTTCGACTACATCTGGCCGGCGATGATGCAGATCAAGGACGAGATGTCGATGCTGCGCTACCGCTCGGGCAATCACTGGTCGTGCCCGATGGTGCTGCGCGTGCCGATTGGCGGCTACCTGCGCGGCGGCGCGCCGTACCACAGCCAGTCGGGGGTCAGCATCTTCGCGCACTGCCCGGGCGTCCGGATTGTCTTTCCGAGCAACGCCGTGGATGCGGCGGGCCTGTTGCGCACGGCGATCCGCTGCGACGACCCGGTGCTGTACCTCGAGCACAAGCACCTCTATCGCCAGACCTACAACAAGGGCGCCTATCCAGGCGCCGAGTTCATGATTCCGTTCGGCAAGGGCTCGCTGCGCCGCGAAGGCACCGACATGGTGGTGCTGACGTGGGGCGCGCTCGTGCAGCGCTCGCTGCTGGCGGCCCAGCAGGCCGAGAAGGACGGCATCAGCGTCGCGGTGTTCGACCTGCGCACGATCATGCCGTACGACTGGGACGGGATTGCCGAGCTCGTGCGCAAGACCAGCAGGGTGATCATCGCGCACGAAGACACCCTGACGTGCGGCTTTGGCGCCGAGATCGCCGCCCGCATCAGCGACGAGTTGTTCGAGCACCTGGATGCGCCCGTCAAGCGGGTCGCCGCCATGGACTGCCCGGTGGCGTACTGCCCGGAACTCGAGGAGGTCATCCTGCCGCAGTCGGCGGATGTGCTCGCCGCGATCAAGGCCCTTGCGGCGTATTAG
- a CDS encoding SGNH/GDSL hydrolase family protein, with product MTSPIAGVTAQGFPNFVLRIVPSAAYPTVLQGLMGARYTTQTSSIIVINEGLAGERARESSSLLRLAQALSTHRPDVLLLMHGYNDIGDPSALSTTVSAVGAMAAEGRHRGARVFIANLAPSRSSGSSARPSSSVIGFNERLLPVVRGEGATLVDIYGALLPAVNTYIGIDGLHPNEAGYRKIAETFMATIQATLEVR from the coding sequence GTGACGTCGCCGATTGCGGGAGTCACGGCGCAAGGGTTCCCGAACTTTGTCCTCCGGATCGTGCCGTCGGCGGCGTATCCGACGGTGCTGCAGGGCTTGATGGGCGCCCGCTACACCACGCAGACCTCGTCGATTATCGTGATCAACGAAGGCCTCGCCGGCGAGCGTGCGCGCGAATCGTCGTCGCTATTGCGGCTTGCCCAGGCGCTGTCGACGCATCGTCCCGACGTCCTCCTGCTGATGCACGGCTACAACGACATCGGCGACCCGTCGGCGCTGTCGACCACGGTCAGTGCCGTGGGGGCGATGGCCGCGGAAGGGCGCCACCGCGGTGCCCGGGTGTTCATCGCCAACCTGGCACCGTCGCGAAGCAGCGGCTCCAGCGCGCGGCCCTCGTCTTCGGTGATCGGGTTCAACGAGCGCCTGCTGCCGGTGGTTCGCGGCGAGGGCGCCACGCTGGTGGACATCTACGGGGCCTTGCTGCCGGCGGTGAATACCTACATCGGCATCGACGGGCTGCACCCGAACGAAGCCGGTTACCGGAAAATCGCCGAGACCTTCATGGCCACCATCCAGGCCACGCTCGAGGTCCGGTAA